One genomic region from Bacteroidetes Order II. bacterium encodes:
- a CDS encoding molybdopterin-dependent oxidoreductase, with the protein MKQTPSVPLPSFGNPDAIGHVTGRSLYLDDLPVMQETLHLLVLDAPIAHGKITRLETQIAAALPDVVAILTAKDIPGENQIGGIFPDEPLFAESEVHFQGQPVLLIVAETAEAAEAAKKAIVLEIAPLPVITDPREAYATGHLLSPSRTFKMGDPHAAFEKCAYVFSGIAESGGQEHLYLETQGAYAYPTESGGIKVHASTQGPTAVQRTIARVLGLPMNRIEVDVTRLGGGFGGKEDQASLWGALAALAAWKTGKAAKLVPHRMQDLRMTGKRHPYSSDYKIGLDKDLRILAYEATYYQNGGAAADLSPAILERTLFHATNSYAIPHVSATAHSCKTHLPPNTAFRGFGGPQGMFVIEAAIHHAATELGVPAFEIQEKNLVQDGYEMSYGQVLSGTKAIETWRKARQEFNLDQMLEAVTNFNATHPYRKKGLAIMPICFGISFTNTMMNQARALVHVYSDGSVSVSTGAIEMGQGVNAKMVQVAAKTLGIHTKRIRLETTNTGRVANTSPSAASATADLNGKAVLDACQQIQSRLLTVLAEVTGSNEVSIHNDQIWINQTLSEWSWEQLIQTCHAKRINLSAKGHYATPEIHFDKTREKGHPFAYHVYGTAITLAEVDCIRGTYGFDAVKIIHDGGNSMNPVVDIGQVEGGLVQGMGWMTMEEVVYDQEGKLRANALSTYKIPDIYAVPHEIVVHFLEEAGPELALFKSKAVGEPPLMYGIGAYFALTNAITAFNPDAHLAYAAPMTPEKVLLALYSSSMP; encoded by the coding sequence ATGAAGCAAACACCATCCGTCCCTCTCCCTTCCTTCGGCAATCCGGATGCGATAGGCCACGTTACAGGGCGTTCTTTGTATTTAGACGACTTGCCCGTGATGCAAGAGACGTTGCATCTTTTGGTTTTGGACGCACCAATTGCACATGGCAAAATTACCCGTTTAGAGACCCAAATAGCGGCGGCACTCCCTGATGTAGTAGCTATTCTGACCGCAAAAGACATTCCTGGCGAGAACCAAATTGGGGGAATTTTCCCCGACGAGCCCCTATTTGCCGAAAGCGAGGTGCATTTCCAGGGGCAACCTGTTTTATTGATTGTTGCAGAAACAGCAGAGGCAGCAGAAGCAGCAAAAAAGGCTATTGTACTGGAGATAGCCCCGTTGCCTGTCATTACAGATCCTCGGGAAGCTTATGCAACAGGTCACTTGCTTTCCCCTTCGCGTACTTTTAAGATGGGCGATCCTCATGCTGCCTTTGAAAAATGTGCCTATGTTTTTTCCGGCATTGCCGAAAGTGGTGGTCAGGAGCACTTGTATTTGGAAACGCAAGGTGCTTATGCCTATCCAACTGAATCCGGCGGCATCAAAGTTCACGCTTCGACACAAGGCCCAACGGCGGTTCAGCGCACCATTGCACGGGTTTTGGGCTTACCCATGAACCGGATCGAAGTGGATGTTACCCGATTGGGCGGAGGGTTTGGCGGAAAAGAAGACCAGGCATCGCTTTGGGGCGCACTTGCGGCATTGGCCGCTTGGAAGACCGGAAAAGCGGCCAAATTAGTTCCTCATCGGATGCAAGACCTACGTATGACGGGCAAGCGCCATCCTTATTCCAGTGATTATAAAATTGGATTAGATAAAGATCTACGTATACTGGCCTATGAAGCCACATACTACCAAAATGGGGGCGCAGCGGCAGATCTGTCACCCGCCATTTTAGAGCGAACACTGTTTCATGCCACCAATAGTTATGCCATTCCCCATGTATCCGCAACGGCCCACTCGTGCAAGACCCACTTGCCCCCGAATACGGCTTTTCGCGGATTTGGCGGCCCCCAAGGCATGTTTGTCATTGAAGCAGCCATACATCATGCCGCAACCGAACTGGGCGTTCCAGCCTTCGAGATTCAAGAAAAAAATCTGGTGCAGGATGGATACGAAATGTCTTATGGCCAAGTCCTTTCAGGTACAAAAGCCATTGAAACATGGCGTAAGGCACGGCAGGAATTTAACCTTGATCAGATGCTGGAGGCGGTGACGAACTTTAATGCCACACATCCTTATCGCAAAAAAGGGCTTGCAATAATGCCCATTTGTTTTGGCATTTCCTTTACCAATACCATGATGAACCAAGCACGGGCCTTGGTACATGTGTATTCCGATGGGAGCGTGAGTGTGAGCACAGGGGCCATAGAAATGGGGCAAGGTGTGAATGCCAAAATGGTACAAGTTGCGGCCAAAACCTTGGGAATCCATACAAAACGTATTCGATTAGAAACCACCAATACAGGTAGGGTGGCCAATACCTCGCCCTCTGCGGCCAGTGCTACCGCCGATTTGAACGGTAAGGCAGTTTTAGATGCCTGTCAACAAATCCAATCTCGGCTTTTGACGGTCTTGGCGGAAGTAACAGGAAGCAATGAAGTATCTATTCATAATGATCAAATTTGGATTAATCAAACGCTTTCCGAATGGTCATGGGAGCAGTTAATCCAGACGTGTCATGCCAAGCGAATCAACCTAAGCGCCAAAGGACACTACGCCACCCCTGAAATACATTTTGACAAAACCCGCGAAAAAGGCCATCCTTTTGCTTACCACGTGTATGGTACCGCGATTACGCTTGCAGAAGTGGATTGTATCCGTGGAACTTATGGTTTTGATGCGGTAAAAATAATCCATGATGGCGGAAACAGCATGAACCCTGTGGTAGATATTGGACAGGTGGAAGGTGGACTGGTTCAGGGCATGGGCTGGATGACCATGGAAGAAGTGGTGTATGACCAAGAAGGGAAATTACGCGCCAATGCGCTTTCTACGTATAAAATTCCAGACATTTATGCGGTTCCCCACGAAATAGTGGTGCATTTTTTGGAGGAAGCAGGCCCAGAACTCGCCTTATTCAAATCCAAAGCAGTAGGAGAACCGCCGCTCATGTACGGCATTGGGGCTTATTTCGCACTCACAAATGCCATAACGGCTTTTAACCCTGACGCACATTTGGCCTATGCCGCGCCCATGACACCCGAAAAAGTACTCCTTGCCCTTTATTCGTCCTCAATGCCATGA